The Rhodococcus rhodochrous DNA window GCGGTGGCACGAACAGTGATCGACAAGGTGATCGAACTGGTCGTCGTGCTCTTCATCGTCAGTCTCGGCACGTTCGCCCTCGTCTCGCTCATCCCCGGCGACCCATCGGTTGCTGTTCTCGGCGAAGGGCGTGCCCCGGAGGAGTACGCCCGGGTTCGCGCGGAGATGGGTCTCGACGACCCCTTCCTGACGAGGTACTGGGGCTGGCTGTCCGGGGCGCTGCAGGGCGACCTGGGGCAGTCGATGGTCCCGCCTCAGGGTGAGGTCACCGAGAGCATCGGCCTGGCACTGCCGGTCAGCTTCCAGCTGGCTCTGATGGGCCTCGTCATCGCCATCGCGGTGTCGATTCCACTCGCGATGTACTCTGCCCGGCACCAGGGCGGCTGGATCGACCGCATGATCAGCGCCGGCACGTTCGGCATCCTGTCGGTCCCCAGCTTTCTCGCCGGGCTCCTGCTCATCATGGTGATGGTCAACTATCTGGGCTGGTTCCCACGTTCGCAGTGGGTGCGCATCTCCGAGGACCTCGGCCAGAATCTGTACCACGCCTTCCTGCCGGCCCTGACCATCAGCCTGCTCGAACTGGCGATGTTCACCCGTATCCTCCGTAGCGACCTCGTGACCACGCTCAAGGAGAACTTCATCCTCGTGGCGAAGGCGAAGGGGATGTCGAACGCCCGGCTGCTCTTCAGCGATGCTCTGCGGCCGTCGTCCTTCTCCCTCATCACCATGATCGGCGTCGTGATCGGCTCGATGATCGGCAGCACCGTGATCGTCGAGACCCTGTTCTCCCTGCCGGGGATGGGCTCGCTCATCGTCCGGGCGGCGCAGCAGGGTGACATTCCGATGGTGCAGGGAGCCGTCCTCGTGATCGCGGCGATCTACGTCATCGCGAACGCGGTCATCGACCTCTCCTACG harbors:
- a CDS encoding ABC transporter permease; protein product: MARTVIDKVIELVVVLFIVSLGTFALVSLIPGDPSVAVLGEGRAPEEYARVRAEMGLDDPFLTRYWGWLSGALQGDLGQSMVPPQGEVTESIGLALPVSFQLALMGLVIAIAVSIPLAMYSARHQGGWIDRMISAGTFGILSVPSFLAGLLLIMVMVNYLGWFPRSQWVRISEDLGQNLYHAFLPALTISLLELAMFTRILRSDLVTTLKENFILVAKAKGMSNARLLFSDALRPSSFSLITMIGVVIGSMIGSTVIVETLFSLPGMGSLIVRAAQQGDIPMVQGAVLVIAAIYVIANAVIDLSYGYLDPRSRRAHV